The Triplophysa rosa linkage group LG15, Trosa_1v2, whole genome shotgun sequence genome has a segment encoding these proteins:
- the gnpat2 gene encoding dihydroxyacetone phosphate acyltransferase has translation MERGNADTVRTEAESFFDMLEERRRGSDISYALRTFNAQPYRGATPTSTCALNRMVLESQYLSYIIQEVAAESEEPREVILEDATGILDEMAQNLQLRSIRLLGFIMNKVFQSVFRSIYVNEEGLTRLQQAIQEHPVILMPNHRSYMDFLVLSYIMFTYDLSVPVIAAGIPLMGMKLFGEMFRRAGAFFIRRGIGSDKLYWAVLSEYVRTIVRTGYAPVEFFVEGLRSRTLKSLTPKLGMMQMVLEPFFKGEVFDITLVPISISYDRVLEESLLARELLGVPKPKETTGGLLKARTVLQEDYGCMHVCFGTPLSVRDLMKERVIRVQYNLIPRDLPIKPNKETQEFVSGLAHTIVRLQERNVVLSPWNLTAVVLLQNLQGIDLDLLTHRTLWLRNLVLRFGAHLNWPKHLSDSEVMSSSMTLHHSVVHCEKGRVYLVEELGPGPVSQEEGVLRLAAAVLVCASYRNPAVHVFTRPAMVAVAMTTAVNNRTDDIIRHFNFLVELFSNEFVFVPGQTVQDFEEGCSLLQLAGVIVRSDEEMHVTEGGRETIVFLRAILQPFIESYQVVFRYLCEESSQTFREKNFVPNVRRFIMKLLIAGEVQSYECLSSDVQKNALSALLRMTAVTKTKVEEQNEFTVNTAAVKRTWNFLNNVLTPRISLDARL, from the exons ATGGAGCGAGGG AATGCTGACACAGTGCGGACAGAAGCTGAGAGCTTCTTTGATATGCTGGAGGAGAGGAGGCGGGGCAGTGATATAAGCTACGCCCTCCGGACATTTAACGCCCAACCATACCGAGGGGCCACGCCCACTTCAACCTGCGCTCTCAACAGGATGGTGTTAGAATCGCAGTACCTGAGCTACATCATACAGGAG GTCGCGGCTGAGAGCGAGGAACCGCGTGAGGTGATTCTAGAAGATGCGACTGGGATACTGGATGAGATGGCTCAGAACCTGCAGCTGCGCTCCATCCGTCTGCTGGGCTTTATAATGAACAAAGTGTTCCAGAGTGTGTTTCGCTCTATATATGTGAACGAGGAAGGACTCACACGG CTCCAGCAGGCCATTCAGGAGCATCCTGTTATCCTGATGCCCAATCACAGGAGTTACATGGACTTCCTCGTCCTCTCTTACATCATGTTCACATACGACCTCTCTGTTCCCGTCATCGCAGCAGGAATTC CTCTGATGGGGATGAAGCTGTTTGGTGAGATGTTTCGGCGTGCGGGTGCATTCTTTATTCGTCGCGGCATTGGCTCAGACAAGCTCTACTGGGCGGTGCTTTCTGAATATGTCCGAACAATTGTCCGG ACAGGTTATGCGCCTGTAGAGTTTTTTGTTGAAGGGTTACGGAGCAGAACACTGAAATCACTTACTCCAAAACTAG GAATGATGCAGATGGTCCTGGAGCCCTTTTTTAAAGGAGAAGTGTTCGATATCACTCTGGTCCCCATCAGCATCAGTTACGACCGTGTGCTGGAGGAATCGCTCCTCGCTCGTGAGCTGCTGGGCGTCCCCAAACCTAAAGAGACCACAGGG GGTTTGCTAAAAGCCAGGACTGTGCTGCAAGAAGATTACGGCTGCATGCACGTGTGCTTTGGCACCCCTCTGTCCGTAAGAGACCTGATGAAAGAAAGAGTCATTCGCGTGCAGTACAATCTGATACCCAG AGACCTTCCCATTAAACCCAATAAGGAGACACAAGAGTTTGTATCTGGTCTAGCCCACACGATTGTCCGTCTGCAGGAGAGAAATGTGGTTCTGAGCCCCTGGAATCTGACGGCTGTGGTTCTGCTTCAGAACCTGCAAGGGATTGATCTGGACCTGCTGACTCACAGAACACTCTGGCTGAGGAACCTGGTCCTACGGTTCGGAGCTCATCTCAACTGGCCCA AGCACCTTTCAGATTCTGAGGTGATGTCATCAAGCATGACCCTGCATCACTCAGTAGTTCACTGTGAGAAGGGGCGTGTCTATTTAGTGGAGGAGCTGGGTCCTGGACCTGTCAGTCAAGAGGAGGGCGTTTTAAGACTTGCTGCTGCCGTGCTCGTGTGCGCCTCCTACAGGAATCCAGCCGTACACGTGTTCACAAGACCTGCCATGGTGGCAGTCGCTATGACGACAGCTGTAAATAACAGGACGG ATGATATTATTCGTCATTTTAACTTTCTGGTGGAGCTCTTTTCTaatgagtttgtctttgttccCGGTCAAACCGTTCAG GATTTCGAGGAGGGCTGTTCTTTACTCCAGCTGGCTGGTGTGATTGTCCGCTCTGATGAAGAGATGCATGTGACAGAGGGAGGACGGGAAACCATCGTCTTCCTCAGAGCGATTCTGCAGCCTTTTATAGAAAGTTACCAG GTGGTGTTCAGGTACCTGTGTGAGGAGAGCTCACAGACGTTCAGAGAGAAGAACTTCGTGCCCAACGTGCGCAGGTTTATCATGAAGCTCCTGATAGCAG GTGAAGTTCAGTCTTATGAATGTTTATCATCTGATGTGCAGAAGAACGCTCTCTCAGCTTTGCTCAGGATGACTGCTGTGACCAAAACCAAAGT tgaAGAACAGAATGAGTTCACAGTGAATACAGCTGCAGTGAAGAGAACATGgaattttttaa ATAATGTATTGACCCCTCGGATCAGTTTAGACGCCAGACTGTGA
- the lpin1b gene encoding phosphatidate phosphatase LPIN1 isoform X2, whose translation MNYVGQLAGQVFVQVKEIYKGLNPATLSGCIDVIVVQQPDGSLICSPFHVRFGKMGVLRSREKVVDIEINGEPVNLHMKLGDNGEAFFVKEMEDDQVVPFYLATSPILSDRGALMGCCAENGVMKKRKKRRRKFKVEGVRKENSLEFSEEEQFNFDINDSEQSDENSPNVSRPCTPKSDSELLCKGQPEDSAMLWSWGELPQAAKPSFLSAKPNLPSAHPLSIPISDNTHFRVIPSHDDIRSHPDGQSSRAKDFENPEVTSAACVMSESEENGANTGHRSQNKTDSPCKRKDKRSRHLGSDGVYLDDITQLEPEAAALYFPKSGSERSCGESSCGGVTASQSACSSGADSGVDSYDLPSIGISLCGGLTENREITKEHFQQQFVSYQQFSEKPSIIDNPNLVVKIDSKYYNWSTAAPIILAMQAFQKPLPKATVERVVKEKMPRNRGRWWFSWRGRTNNTKPDLISAVSECAPRDDNNRRTEEFSSSDDDHLSANQTPKHAHTVPALTTGGVSYKKTLRLSSEQLANLQLKEGPNNVIFSVTTQYQGTCRCEGTIYLWKWNDKIIISDIDGTITRSDKLGHILPTLGKDWTHQGIARLYHNVSQNGYKFMYCSARAIGMAEMTRGYLHWVNERGTMLPQGPVLLSPSSLFSALHREVIEKRPEKFKVACLTDIKNLFYPNTEPFYAAFGNRDTDVFSYKKVGVPLNRIFTINPKGELIQEHAKTNISSYARLGEVVDHVFPLLKCTSSCDFPCSDTFIHFTYWREQLPLVDGQIASTDNTTH comes from the exons ATGAATTACGTGGGGCAGTTGGCCGGTCAGGTGTTTGTGCAGGTGAAGGAAATCTACAAAGGTCTGAATCCCGCCACGCTGTCTGGCTGCATCGATGTCATTGTTGTGCAGCAGCCCGACGGATCTCTGATCTGCTCACCCTTCCACGTGCGCTTCGGAAAGATGGGCGTCCTGAGATCACGAGAGAAAGTG gtGGATATAGAGATCAACGGAGAACCTGTAAATTTGCACATGAAGCTGGGAGATAATGGAGAAGCTTTCTTTGTCAAGGAGATGGAAGATGATCAGGTGGTTCCCTTTTATCTGGCTACATCTCCCATCCTGTCTGACAGAGGGGCTCTGATGGGCTGCTGTGCTGAGAATGGTGtgatgaagaagaggaagaagaggagaaGGAAGTTTAAAGTGGAAGGCGTGAGGAAAGAGAACAGCCTGGAGTTTTCCGAAGAGGAGCAGTTTAACTTCGACATTAATGATAGCGAGCAGTCGGATGAGAACAG TCCTAATGTGTCTCGTCCCTGCACTCCTAAAAGTGACTCTGAACTGCTCTGTAAAGGACAACCGGAGGATTCGGCCATGTTGTGGTCCTGGGGGGAACTTCCTCAAGCTGCCAAG CCATCATTTTTGTCCGCAAAACCAAACCTCCCGTCTGCGCATCCGCTGTCAATCCCCATCTCGGACAACACACATTTCAGAGTCATTCCCAGCCATGATGACATCAGATCTCACCCTGACGGCCAATCGTCCAGAGCGAAAGACTTTGAAAATCCGGAGGTGACATCAGCAGCATGTGTGATGTCAGAGAGCGAAGAGAATGGAGCAAACACTGGACACCGCTCACAAAATAAGACCGATTCACCCTGTAAAAGAAAAG ATAAAAGAAGTCGCCACCTGGGATCTGACGGCGTGTATTTGGATGATATAACACAGTTGGAACCGGAAGCCGCTGCACTTTACTTTCCTAAAAG TGGATCAGAGCGCTCGTGCGGTGAGAGTAGTTGTGGCGGTGTGACCGCGTCTCAGTCCGCGTGCAGCTCAGGAGCAGACAGCGGCGTGGATAGTTACGACCTGCCCTCTATCGGCATCTCTCTGTGTGGAGGACTCACAGAAAACAGAGAGATTACTAAAG AGCATTTCCAGCAGCAGTTTGTCTCTTATCAGCAGTTTTCTGAGAAACCCTCCATCATTGACAACCCAAATCTGGTGGTGAAGATCGATTCCAA GTATTATAACTGGAGCACTGCTGCTCCTATTATACTGGCAATGCAAGCCTTCCAGAAACCGCTGCCCaag GCCACGGTAGAaagagttgtgaaggagaagaTGCCCAGAAACAGAGGAAGATGGTGGTTTTCATGGAGAGGAagaacaaacaacacaaaacca gatTTAATTTCAGCTGTTTCAGAATGTGCACCAAGAGACGACAATAACAG GCGGACAGAAGAGTTTTCCTCCAGTGATGACGATCACTTATCTGCCAATCAAACTCCCAAACACGCCCACACAGTCCCCGCCCTCACCACAGGGGGCGTGTCCTATAAGAAGACCCTCCGCCTCTCCTCTGAACAGCTT GCAAACCTGCAGTTGAAGGAAGGTCCAAATAATGTGATATTTAGCGTGACAACTCAGTATCAGGGAACATGCCGCTGTGAGGGAACCATCTACCTGTGGAAATGGAATGATAAAATCATCATATCGGATATAGACGGTACAATCACCAG GTCGGATAAGCTGGGACACATTCTGCCCACGCTGGGTAAAGACTGGACCCATCAGGGTATCGCACGTCTCTATCATAACGTCAGCCA gAATGGTTATAAGTTTATGTACTGCTCTGCGAGGGCGATTGGAATGGCTGAAATGACCCGGGGTTACCTGCACTGGGTCAATGAGAGAGGAACCATGTTACCACAAGGACCTGTTTTACTGAGTCCCAGCAGCCTGTTCTCAGCACTACACAG GGAGGTGATTGAGAAGAGGCCAGAGAAGTTCAAGGTGGCGTGTTTGACAGACATTAAGAATCTCTTCTACCCAAACACTGAGCCCTTTTACGCTGCATTTGGGAACAGAGATACA GATGTGTTTTCCTATAAGAAGGTTGGCGTTCCTTTAAACAGAATCTTTACCATCAATCCTAAAGGAGAACTGATCCAGGAACACGCCAAGACCAACATCTCATC GTACGCACGTCTGGGTGAAGTCGTGGATCACGTCTTTCCGCTCCTGAAGTGCACCAGTTCCTGCGATTTCCCCTGCAGTGACACTTTTATCCACTTCACCTACTGGAGAGAACAGCTCCCTCTGGTGGACGGGCAGATAGCGAGCACAGACAACACCACTCACTGA
- the lpin1b gene encoding phosphatidate phosphatase LPIN1 isoform X1 produces MNYVGQLAGQVFVQVKEIYKGLNPATLSGCIDVIVVQQPDGSLICSPFHVRFGKMGVLRSREKVVDIEINGEPVNLHMKLGDNGEAFFVKEMEDDQVVPFYLATSPILSDRGALMGCCAENGVMKKRKKRRRKFKVEGVRKENSLEFSEEEQFNFDINDSEQSDENRGELENESLNAGNTQKKNTEYARSDGEWSHSPNVSRPCTPKSDSELLCKGQPEDSAMLWSWGELPQAAKPSFLSAKPNLPSAHPLSIPISDNTHFRVIPSHDDIRSHPDGQSSRAKDFENPEVTSAACVMSESEENGANTGHRSQNKTDSPCKRKDKRSRHLGSDGVYLDDITQLEPEAAALYFPKSGSERSCGESSCGGVTASQSACSSGADSGVDSYDLPSIGISLCGGLTENREITKEHFQQQFVSYQQFSEKPSIIDNPNLVVKIDSKYYNWSTAAPIILAMQAFQKPLPKATVERVVKEKMPRNRGRWWFSWRGRTNNTKPDLISAVSECAPRDDNNRRTEEFSSSDDDHLSANQTPKHAHTVPALTTGGVSYKKTLRLSSEQLANLQLKEGPNNVIFSVTTQYQGTCRCEGTIYLWKWNDKIIISDIDGTITRSDKLGHILPTLGKDWTHQGIARLYHNVSQNGYKFMYCSARAIGMAEMTRGYLHWVNERGTMLPQGPVLLSPSSLFSALHREVIEKRPEKFKVACLTDIKNLFYPNTEPFYAAFGNRDTDVFSYKKVGVPLNRIFTINPKGELIQEHAKTNISSYARLGEVVDHVFPLLKCTSSCDFPCSDTFIHFTYWREQLPLVDGQIASTDNTTH; encoded by the exons ATGAATTACGTGGGGCAGTTGGCCGGTCAGGTGTTTGTGCAGGTGAAGGAAATCTACAAAGGTCTGAATCCCGCCACGCTGTCTGGCTGCATCGATGTCATTGTTGTGCAGCAGCCCGACGGATCTCTGATCTGCTCACCCTTCCACGTGCGCTTCGGAAAGATGGGCGTCCTGAGATCACGAGAGAAAGTG gtGGATATAGAGATCAACGGAGAACCTGTAAATTTGCACATGAAGCTGGGAGATAATGGAGAAGCTTTCTTTGTCAAGGAGATGGAAGATGATCAGGTGGTTCCCTTTTATCTGGCTACATCTCCCATCCTGTCTGACAGAGGGGCTCTGATGGGCTGCTGTGCTGAGAATGGTGtgatgaagaagaggaagaagaggagaaGGAAGTTTAAAGTGGAAGGCGTGAGGAAAGAGAACAGCCTGGAGTTTTCCGAAGAGGAGCAGTTTAACTTCGACATTAATGATAGCGAGCAGTCGGATGAGAACAG gGGAGAGCTGGAAAATGAAAGTTTAAACGCTGgaaacacacaaaagaaaaacacagaatatgCTCGGTCAGATGGGGAATGGAGTCACAG TCCTAATGTGTCTCGTCCCTGCACTCCTAAAAGTGACTCTGAACTGCTCTGTAAAGGACAACCGGAGGATTCGGCCATGTTGTGGTCCTGGGGGGAACTTCCTCAAGCTGCCAAG CCATCATTTTTGTCCGCAAAACCAAACCTCCCGTCTGCGCATCCGCTGTCAATCCCCATCTCGGACAACACACATTTCAGAGTCATTCCCAGCCATGATGACATCAGATCTCACCCTGACGGCCAATCGTCCAGAGCGAAAGACTTTGAAAATCCGGAGGTGACATCAGCAGCATGTGTGATGTCAGAGAGCGAAGAGAATGGAGCAAACACTGGACACCGCTCACAAAATAAGACCGATTCACCCTGTAAAAGAAAAG ATAAAAGAAGTCGCCACCTGGGATCTGACGGCGTGTATTTGGATGATATAACACAGTTGGAACCGGAAGCCGCTGCACTTTACTTTCCTAAAAG TGGATCAGAGCGCTCGTGCGGTGAGAGTAGTTGTGGCGGTGTGACCGCGTCTCAGTCCGCGTGCAGCTCAGGAGCAGACAGCGGCGTGGATAGTTACGACCTGCCCTCTATCGGCATCTCTCTGTGTGGAGGACTCACAGAAAACAGAGAGATTACTAAAG AGCATTTCCAGCAGCAGTTTGTCTCTTATCAGCAGTTTTCTGAGAAACCCTCCATCATTGACAACCCAAATCTGGTGGTGAAGATCGATTCCAA GTATTATAACTGGAGCACTGCTGCTCCTATTATACTGGCAATGCAAGCCTTCCAGAAACCGCTGCCCaag GCCACGGTAGAaagagttgtgaaggagaagaTGCCCAGAAACAGAGGAAGATGGTGGTTTTCATGGAGAGGAagaacaaacaacacaaaacca gatTTAATTTCAGCTGTTTCAGAATGTGCACCAAGAGACGACAATAACAG GCGGACAGAAGAGTTTTCCTCCAGTGATGACGATCACTTATCTGCCAATCAAACTCCCAAACACGCCCACACAGTCCCCGCCCTCACCACAGGGGGCGTGTCCTATAAGAAGACCCTCCGCCTCTCCTCTGAACAGCTT GCAAACCTGCAGTTGAAGGAAGGTCCAAATAATGTGATATTTAGCGTGACAACTCAGTATCAGGGAACATGCCGCTGTGAGGGAACCATCTACCTGTGGAAATGGAATGATAAAATCATCATATCGGATATAGACGGTACAATCACCAG GTCGGATAAGCTGGGACACATTCTGCCCACGCTGGGTAAAGACTGGACCCATCAGGGTATCGCACGTCTCTATCATAACGTCAGCCA gAATGGTTATAAGTTTATGTACTGCTCTGCGAGGGCGATTGGAATGGCTGAAATGACCCGGGGTTACCTGCACTGGGTCAATGAGAGAGGAACCATGTTACCACAAGGACCTGTTTTACTGAGTCCCAGCAGCCTGTTCTCAGCACTACACAG GGAGGTGATTGAGAAGAGGCCAGAGAAGTTCAAGGTGGCGTGTTTGACAGACATTAAGAATCTCTTCTACCCAAACACTGAGCCCTTTTACGCTGCATTTGGGAACAGAGATACA GATGTGTTTTCCTATAAGAAGGTTGGCGTTCCTTTAAACAGAATCTTTACCATCAATCCTAAAGGAGAACTGATCCAGGAACACGCCAAGACCAACATCTCATC GTACGCACGTCTGGGTGAAGTCGTGGATCACGTCTTTCCGCTCCTGAAGTGCACCAGTTCCTGCGATTTCCCCTGCAGTGACACTTTTATCCACTTCACCTACTGGAGAGAACAGCTCCCTCTGGTGGACGGGCAGATAGCGAGCACAGACAACACCACTCACTGA